One segment of Asaia bogorensis NBRC 16594 DNA contains the following:
- the cls gene encoding cardiolipin synthase: MTGWRLTGAALSFIVQMIFIGRALMRPHRQPASRVAWVAIIAALPILGTLAYLMLGETNMGSRLVSRITEARKTLRIPGKTSEALIDAEEKYHLPPRLAPLFRVGQSASGYPPEGGNKARLLPDSNTAIDAIVRDIDAARDHVHICFYIWLTDHNGTKIIDAICRAASRGVTCRVMADDLGSRRLIHNEAWARMKQAGAHLVRAMPLGNIVTWPLHGRMDMRNHRKIVVIDNRVTYCGSQNCADPEFRVKAKFAPWVDLMTRFEGPVVLQNQHLFATDWMAHTDEDLGPLLASAPLIEGEGFVAQVIGTSAALRYAAMPEIFVSLMNAAADELTITTPYYVPDEPIQAALCASARRGVKVTMTVPTRNDSWIVAGASRSYYKELLEAGVRIFEYPLGLLHTKALTLDGAMALIGSANLDRRSFDLNFENNILLADPDFTRQIRERQQSYLDAAVEITLDDVCAWPWYRQLWHNTLAMIGPVL, from the coding sequence ATGACCGGCTGGCGTCTGACTGGCGCAGCGTTGAGCTTCATCGTTCAGATGATCTTTATCGGGCGCGCCCTGATGCGTCCGCACCGTCAGCCTGCCTCACGAGTAGCCTGGGTCGCGATCATTGCGGCGCTGCCCATTCTGGGTACGCTCGCCTATCTGATGCTGGGCGAGACCAATATGGGCAGCAGGCTGGTGAGCCGCATCACCGAAGCCCGCAAGACGCTCCGTATTCCCGGCAAGACCAGCGAAGCCCTGATCGACGCTGAAGAGAAATATCATCTGCCGCCGCGCCTCGCGCCCCTTTTCAGGGTCGGCCAGTCAGCGAGCGGTTACCCGCCCGAGGGAGGAAACAAGGCGCGCCTGCTGCCAGATTCCAACACTGCCATCGACGCGATAGTACGTGATATCGATGCGGCCCGTGATCATGTTCATATCTGCTTCTATATCTGGCTGACCGATCACAACGGTACCAAGATCATCGATGCGATCTGCCGTGCCGCCTCGCGCGGTGTGACCTGCCGTGTGATGGCCGATGATCTTGGCTCGCGTCGCCTGATCCATAACGAGGCATGGGCACGCATGAAGCAGGCCGGCGCGCATCTGGTGCGTGCCATGCCCCTTGGCAACATCGTGACCTGGCCCCTCCATGGCCGCATGGACATGCGCAATCACCGCAAGATCGTGGTGATCGATAACCGGGTCACCTATTGCGGCAGCCAGAACTGCGCCGATCCGGAATTTCGTGTGAAGGCGAAATTCGCGCCCTGGGTCGATCTGATGACGCGGTTCGAAGGTCCGGTCGTGCTGCAGAACCAGCATCTCTTTGCGACGGACTGGATGGCGCATACGGATGAGGATCTCGGTCCGCTTCTGGCCTCTGCCCCTTTGATCGAGGGTGAGGGGTTTGTGGCGCAGGTGATCGGCACGAGTGCCGCCCTGCGCTATGCGGCCATGCCCGAGATATTCGTCTCGCTCATGAATGCTGCGGCAGATGAGCTGACCATCACGACGCCCTATTACGTGCCCGACGAACCCATTCAGGCCGCGCTCTGCGCGTCAGCCCGACGGGGTGTGAAGGTGACCATGACAGTACCGACGCGAAACGATTCATGGATCGTCGCCGGTGCAAGCCGCAGCTATTACAAGGAGCTGCTTGAGGCCGGGGTGCGTATTTTCGAATATCCGCTCGGTCTGCTTCATACCAAGGCCCTGACGCTTGATGGCGCCATGGCGCTCATTGGCTCGGCCAATCTCGACCGACGCAGTTTCGACCTCAATTTCGAGAATAACATCCTGCTGGCCGACCCTGATTTCACCCGCCAGATACGCGAGCGTCAGCAAAGCTATCTGGATGCTGCGGTCGAAATCACGCTGGACGATGTATGTGCCTGGCCGTGGTACCGGCAGCTCTGGCACAACACCCTCGCGATGATTGGCCCGGTTCTTTAA
- a CDS encoding aminotransferase class IV, whose protein sequence is MIQAWLNGRLCPVAQLQIDPADRGFTLGDGLFETMNLHQGRVLRLHAHLSRLAEGAALLHLPMPGEPAIRHALTSLITANGETEGALRLTLTRGAGPRGIIPPANPQPTLLITQAPRAAALPPCALHISRYRRDGASPLSRVKHLNYLPQILSRIEAQEAGADDALLLSSDNLHIAEASAASLIVLQDERLLTPPLMDGALPGTVRAALIAAGLCHEFRLTTASLMGAEAAWLVSSLSIREVEFVEGHALPLRPEWTARLNATLFTD, encoded by the coding sequence ATGATACAGGCCTGGCTGAACGGGCGTCTGTGCCCCGTGGCGCAGCTTCAGATTGATCCTGCCGACCGGGGCTTCACGCTGGGTGACGGGCTGTTCGAAACCATGAACCTGCATCAGGGCCGGGTGCTTCGCCTGCACGCGCATCTGTCGCGTCTGGCAGAAGGGGCTGCGTTGCTTCACTTGCCGATGCCAGGTGAACCCGCAATTCGCCACGCACTGACCAGCCTGATCACGGCCAATGGTGAAACAGAGGGCGCCCTACGCCTTACCCTCACACGCGGTGCCGGACCACGCGGCATCATACCGCCTGCCAACCCGCAACCGACCCTGCTGATCACCCAGGCGCCGCGTGCGGCGGCGCTGCCGCCCTGCGCCCTTCATATCAGCCGCTATCGGCGCGACGGGGCCTCGCCGCTCTCGCGTGTCAAACATCTCAACTACCTGCCGCAGATCCTCTCTCGCATCGAAGCGCAGGAGGCCGGCGCTGACGATGCCCTCCTCCTGTCATCGGATAATCTGCACATTGCCGAAGCGAGCGCGGCCAGCCTGATCGTCCTGCAAGACGAGCGCCTGCTCACGCCGCCCCTGATGGATGGCGCCCTGCCCGGCACGGTACGCGCGGCTCTGATAGCAGCTGGCTTGTGCCACGAATTCCGCCTGACAACCGCATCCCTCATGGGCGCCGAAGCGGCATGGCTGGTCAGCAGCCTGTCCATCCGTGAGGTCGAATTCGTCGAGGGCCATGCACTGCCGCTGCGCCCAGAGTGGACAGCGCGACTCAACGCGACGCTATTTACAGATTGA
- a CDS encoding anthranilate synthase component I family protein — protein sequence MLEQELPWRSPDSFIARYGDEAWAVMLDSGGPAGARSRWSFFCCRPVTTLTTDDSAAWAKLDALLPSVPPLGTLPFSGGIIGLASYEAGLALENIVSRHKPFIPGVSAGLYEGAFVFDRQEKRLWWSSYCDAAMPVPLPQCSTPPVPLPKLDFVADADRETYCEGVRRIIARINRGELFQANLTTQFRARCASPLAAGAVYRKLRRASPAPFGALFTLPGFSLLSASVERFLSMDREGRIETRPIKGTAAPGRDAAEDAAIADALARDEKEYAENLMITDLMRNDIGRVSQIGSVDVPVLCEVERFAHVHHLVSSVTARLAPHMTALDLLRATLPPGSVTGAPKHHALKVIDQTEHAARGAYCGTLFRIGADGALDSNVIIRSLVLKPDTISLGAGCGITTLSDPEREYDELCLKAAPLLGLFGA from the coding sequence ATGCTGGAGCAGGAACTCCCATGGCGCTCGCCCGACTCATTCATCGCCCGTTATGGCGATGAGGCCTGGGCGGTCATGCTCGATAGCGGCGGTCCCGCAGGCGCACGCAGCCGCTGGAGCTTTTTCTGCTGCCGGCCTGTCACGACGCTCACCACGGATGACAGTGCAGCCTGGGCGAAGCTCGATGCGCTGCTTCCCTCTGTCCCGCCGCTGGGCACCCTGCCTTTTTCAGGCGGTATTATTGGTCTGGCGAGCTATGAGGCCGGGCTCGCGCTCGAAAATATTGTCTCGCGTCATAAACCCTTCATCCCCGGTGTCAGCGCAGGGCTCTATGAGGGCGCGTTCGTCTTTGATCGTCAGGAAAAACGGCTCTGGTGGAGCAGCTATTGCGATGCGGCCATGCCAGTCCCCCTGCCCCAGTGTTCGACACCGCCCGTGCCCCTGCCGAAACTCGACTTCGTGGCCGATGCCGACCGCGAAACCTATTGCGAAGGCGTGCGCCGGATCATCGCGCGCATCAATCGCGGAGAGCTTTTTCAGGCTAACCTCACCACGCAGTTTCGCGCACGATGCGCTTCCCCGCTTGCCGCAGGGGCTGTCTATCGCAAGCTGAGGCGGGCCTCTCCCGCGCCATTCGGAGCGCTGTTCACCCTGCCCGGCTTCTCGCTGCTCAGCGCCTCGGTCGAGCGCTTTCTGAGCATGGACCGTGAGGGCCGTATCGAAACCCGCCCGATCAAGGGTACCGCAGCCCCTGGTCGCGATGCGGCAGAAGATGCCGCCATTGCCGACGCTCTGGCTCGTGACGAAAAGGAATATGCCGAGAACCTGATGATCACCGATTTGATGCGTAATGATATCGGGCGTGTGTCACAGATCGGTTCCGTGGATGTGCCCGTGCTGTGCGAGGTCGAGCGCTTCGCCCATGTGCATCATCTCGTCTCCTCGGTCACGGCACGTCTGGCACCGCATATGACGGCGCTCGATCTGCTGCGTGCCACGCTTCCCCCCGGTTCGGTCACGGGAGCCCCAAAGCACCATGCGCTCAAGGTGATTGACCAGACGGAACACGCTGCCCGTGGTGCCTATTGTGGAACGCTGTTTCGCATCGGTGCAGATGGTGCGCTCGACAGCAACGTGATTATTCGCAGCCTCGTACTCAAACCAGACACCATAAGCCTCGGTGCCGGATGCGGCATAACCACCCTGTCGGATCCGGAACGGGAATATGACGAGCTCTGCCTTAAGGCAGCTCCCCTGCTCGGGCTTTTCGGCGCATGA
- a CDS encoding metallophosphoesterase family protein, giving the protein MLLPRRRFLRSAALTGLAAGTFGLTDRALALAPQRPAMLGHDDFSFVFLTDTHIQPELDASKGCLDCFRQVRSANADFTLQGGDHVFDALGVPKSRALSLMDLYKQTADTLGHQVYNTMGNHDVMGIYTKSGIEPSDPLYGKKYYTDNFGAPYYAFNHKGVHFVVLDSIGITADRSYEGFIDQAQIDWLSRDLAAMPAGMPVIVSTHIPLVTAVEDYAPPPGKAPAHQGTRVRNAWQVLELFDHYNVIGVFQGHTHVLETVTWHGVPYITGGAVSGNWWHGTSLGTPEGYLVVRVEKGRVIPDYVTYGFRTIDPKNT; this is encoded by the coding sequence ATGCTGCTACCCAGACGCCGGTTTCTCCGTTCCGCCGCCCTGACCGGCCTCGCAGCGGGCACTTTCGGCCTGACGGATCGGGCTCTTGCGCTCGCACCGCAGCGCCCGGCCATGCTCGGGCATGATGATTTCTCGTTCGTGTTCCTGACCGACACGCATATCCAGCCTGAGCTCGATGCCTCGAAGGGTTGTCTCGACTGTTTTCGTCAGGTGCGCAGCGCCAATGCCGATTTTACCCTGCAAGGCGGCGACCACGTTTTCGATGCCCTTGGCGTTCCCAAGTCACGCGCCCTGAGCCTGATGGATTTGTACAAGCAGACGGCCGACACACTGGGCCATCAGGTTTATAATACGATGGGCAATCACGACGTGATGGGCATCTATACCAAGAGCGGCATCGAGCCGAGCGACCCGCTCTATGGCAAGAAATACTACACCGATAATTTTGGCGCCCCCTATTACGCCTTCAACCACAAGGGTGTGCATTTTGTGGTGCTGGACTCGATCGGCATTACGGCTGATCGTTCTTATGAAGGGTTTATCGATCAGGCGCAGATCGACTGGCTCAGCCGCGATCTCGCGGCCATGCCAGCGGGTATGCCGGTTATCGTGTCCACGCATATTCCGCTCGTCACCGCCGTCGAGGATTACGCTCCGCCACCGGGCAAGGCCCCGGCCCATCAGGGCACACGCGTCAGGAATGCGTGGCAGGTGCTGGAGCTTTTTGACCATTACAACGTGATCGGCGTGTTTCAGGGTCACACCCATGTGCTCGAAACCGTCACATGGCATGGCGTCCCCTATATCACGGGCGGCGCAGTCTCGGGCAACTGGTGGCACGGGACAAGCCTTGGCACGCCAGAAGGCTATCTGGTGGTGCGTGTCGAGAAGGGCCGCGTCATCCCCGATTATGTCACCTATGGTTTCAGGACCATCGACCCGAAAAACACCTGA
- a CDS encoding TetR/AcrR family transcriptional regulator → MSTSITRQGRKRQATRQRISDIATALFATHGFDHVTIDAIAEAADVGRMTVFNHFARKEDLFFDREDEIRQIIRDALTGPLSGHPLDVLRQLAHEMVSKNAPFLRFAPQTQGFIDTLTASETLKSRARALRDIMTDDLREAFSAALPCPPDNPSLHLAAALLVTGWTTAFIEAQRLYRRENDSRSAQNLFLSLVDTSTVSAFYALRQIDTSPQTNRASPHAGKTGAPD, encoded by the coding sequence ATGTCAACATCCATCACTCGGCAAGGCCGAAAACGTCAGGCCACGCGTCAGCGCATCTCCGATATCGCCACGGCGCTCTTCGCCACCCATGGCTTTGATCACGTGACGATCGATGCCATTGCCGAGGCTGCGGATGTGGGCCGGATGACGGTTTTCAATCATTTCGCCCGCAAGGAAGATCTGTTTTTCGATCGTGAAGACGAAATCAGGCAGATCATACGCGATGCGCTCACGGGGCCGCTTTCAGGCCACCCCCTCGACGTGCTGCGCCAGCTGGCTCATGAGATGGTCTCTAAAAACGCGCCTTTTCTGCGCTTTGCCCCCCAGACCCAGGGCTTCATCGACACGCTGACAGCCAGCGAAACCCTGAAATCACGCGCACGCGCCCTGCGCGATATCATGACGGATGACCTGCGCGAGGCATTCTCTGCTGCCCTGCCCTGCCCGCCCGATAATCCTTCATTGCATCTGGCTGCGGCGCTCCTTGTCACGGGCTGGACGACAGCCTTCATCGAGGCGCAGCGTCTCTATCGACGCGAAAACGACAGCCGATCAGCCCAGAACCTGTTCCTGTCACTCGTCGATACCAGCACCGTCTCGGCGTTCTATGCCCTGCGCCAGATCGACACCTCGCCCCAGACAAACCGGGCGTCGCCACACGCCGGAAAGACGGGGGCACCTGACTGA